In one Musa acuminata AAA Group cultivar baxijiao chromosome BXJ2-5, Cavendish_Baxijiao_AAA, whole genome shotgun sequence genomic region, the following are encoded:
- the LOC103984691 gene encoding probable 2-oxoglutarate-dependent dioxygenase AOP1.2, whose translation MRNTSNKPHHGYIGQFPGLDYEALSVFDAHLVEGTRSFTELMWPEGNPSFCDTVHSVGRQLSELEKMVRRMLLESLGVVKHLDRQNSELTFGLRMAKYGTLTSQEATVVLSPHVDETTVTLVVQHKVAGLQVLTADGEWLTVPLSPNSYPVMIGQALQGWSNGRLNAKRHRVLVGGGETRYSVIFGSHPKDDVMVQVLEELVDEEHPLIYKPFGYLSFVNFSHSEEGMKSDDSLKAYCGVQVDEAGA comes from the exons ATGCGCAACACGTCGAACAAGCCGCATCACGGCTACATCGGCCAGTTCCCGGGCTTGGATTACGAGGCCCTGTCCGTCTTCGACGCGCACCTGGTCGAAGGCACTCGGAGCTTTACCGAGCTCATGTGGCCCGAGGGAAACCCGAGCTTTTG CGACACAGTGCACTCCGTCGGAAGGCAGCTGAGCGAGCTGGAGAAGATGGTGCGGAGGATGCTCCTGGAGAGCTTGGGCGTGGTCAAGCACTTGGACCGCCAGAACAGTGAGCTCACGTTCGGCCTCCGGATGGCCAAGTACGGCACTCTCACATCTCAGGAGGCGACGGTCGTGCTGTCGCCCCATGTCGACGAAACCACAGTCACCCTAGTTGTGCAGCACAAGGTGGCAGGCCTCCAAGTGCTAACCGCGGATGGCGAGTGGCTCACGGTGCCTCTATCCCCCAATTCGTATCCGGTAATGATTGGACAAGCACTGCAG GGCTGGAGCAATGGAAGACTTAATGCTAAACGGCATCGTGTATTGGTCGGCGGCGGGGAGACCAGGTATTCCGTAATCTTTGGGTCCCACCCAAAGGACGACGTGATGGTGCAAGTTCTCGAGGAGCTGGTCGACGAAGAGCACCCCTTGATCTACAAGCCATTCGGCTATCTCAGCTTTGTGAACTTCAGCCACTCGGAGGAAGGCATGAAATCGGACGATTCGCTCAAGGCGTACTGCGGGGTACAAGTCGATGAAGCGGGAGCCTGA
- the LOC135612287 gene encoding probable 2-oxoglutarate-dependent dioxygenase AOP1 isoform X2 produces the protein MQRPQLPVIDFSGFDPAADGGPAWDATREQVMQALGTCGCFEAVYDRITPELQQSLLEVIAKDLFRLPLETKLKNASDKVYDGYLGRFPNLDYESLAIRDATLSDAIPNFASLMWPDGNPNFCERASSFTKKLAELQGMIRKMVLQSLDVAEYHEEQMQSTWHLLRFSEYGAPGEETRKVGQMAHRDANLLTAVCQLNGVDGLEVETRDGQWIQATPSSPTSFFIIAGESFWAWSNGKVYSPMHGVTVSGKETRYSVLLLAMPKNERPIQAPVELVDDIHPPCWCKQL, from the exons ATGCAGCGGCCCCAACTCCCGGTGATCGATTTCTCCGGCTTCGACCCGGCGGCCGACGGAGGGCCCGCCTGGGACGCCACCCGGGAGCAGGTCATGCAGGCGCTCGGAACCTGCGGCTGCTTCGAGGCCGTCTACGACCGAATTACCCCCGAGCTCCAGCAGTCGCTCCTGGAGGTGATCGCCAAGGATCTGTTCCGCCTCCCTCTCGAGACTAAGCTCAAGAACGCCTCCGACAAGGTCTACGACGGCTACCTCGGCCGGTTCCCGAACCTCGACTACGAGAGCCTGGCCATCAGGGATGCGACCCTGTCAGACGCCATCCCCAACTTCGCCAGCCTCATGTGGCCCGATGGGAACCCCAACTTCTG CGAGAGGGCTTCCTCCTTCACGAAGAAACTGGCGGAGTTGCAGGGGATGATAAGGAAGATGGTCCTGCAGAGCCTGGACGTGGCTGAGTACCATGAAGAGCAAATGCAATCGACATGGCACCTGCTCCGGTTCTCGGAGTACGGAGCGCCCGGCGAGGAGACGAGGAAAGTGGGTCAGATGGCGCATCGGGACGCCAATCTGTTGACTGCAGTGTGCCAGCTGAACGGCGTTGATGGGCTGGAGGTGGAGACCAGAGACGGTCAGTGGATCCAAGCCACCCCCAGCTCCCCCACCTCCTTCTTCATCATCGCTGGAGAATCTTTCTGG GCATGGAGCAACGGCAAGGTGTACTCCCCCATGCATGGCGTCACGGTGAGCGGCAAAGAAACGAGGTACTCTGTTCTGCTGTTAGCGATGCCCAAGAATGAGCGCCCGATTCAAGCCCCAGTCGAGTTGGTGGACGACATACATCCCccctgttggtgtaaacaactttga
- the LOC135612287 gene encoding probable inactive 2-oxoglutarate-dependent dioxygenase AOP2 isoform X3: protein MQRPQLPVIDFSGFDPAADGGPAWDATREQVMQALGTCGCFEAVYDRITPELQQSLLEVIAKDLFRLPLETKLKNASDKVYDGYLGRFPNLDYESLAIRDATLSDAIPNFASLMWPDGNPNFCERASSFTKKLAELQGMIRKMVLQSLDVAEYHEEQMQSTWHLLRFSEYGAPGEETRKVGQMAHRDANLLTAVCQLNGVDGLEVETRDGQWIQATPSSPTSFFIIAGESFWAWSNGKVYSPMHGVTVSGKETRDGGSPSLAWG, encoded by the exons ATGCAGCGGCCCCAACTCCCGGTGATCGATTTCTCCGGCTTCGACCCGGCGGCCGACGGAGGGCCCGCCTGGGACGCCACCCGGGAGCAGGTCATGCAGGCGCTCGGAACCTGCGGCTGCTTCGAGGCCGTCTACGACCGAATTACCCCCGAGCTCCAGCAGTCGCTCCTGGAGGTGATCGCCAAGGATCTGTTCCGCCTCCCTCTCGAGACTAAGCTCAAGAACGCCTCCGACAAGGTCTACGACGGCTACCTCGGCCGGTTCCCGAACCTCGACTACGAGAGCCTGGCCATCAGGGATGCGACCCTGTCAGACGCCATCCCCAACTTCGCCAGCCTCATGTGGCCCGATGGGAACCCCAACTTCTG CGAGAGGGCTTCCTCCTTCACGAAGAAACTGGCGGAGTTGCAGGGGATGATAAGGAAGATGGTCCTGCAGAGCCTGGACGTGGCTGAGTACCATGAAGAGCAAATGCAATCGACATGGCACCTGCTCCGGTTCTCGGAGTACGGAGCGCCCGGCGAGGAGACGAGGAAAGTGGGTCAGATGGCGCATCGGGACGCCAATCTGTTGACTGCAGTGTGCCAGCTGAACGGCGTTGATGGGCTGGAGGTGGAGACCAGAGACGGTCAGTGGATCCAAGCCACCCCCAGCTCCCCCACCTCCTTCTTCATCATCGCTGGAGAATCTTTCTGG GCATGGAGCAACGGCAAGGTGTACTCCCCCATGCATGGCGTCACGGTGAGCGGCAAAGAAACGAG